In Solanum stenotomum isolate F172 unplaced genomic scaffold, ASM1918654v1 scaffold6733, whole genome shotgun sequence, a single genomic region encodes these proteins:
- the LOC125852954 gene encoding extensin-2-like isoform X2 — MRLLAGGPGRGRHYLPHILVALVAILAVVDIVSADPYIYASPPPPYEYKSPPPPSPSPPPPYVYKSPPPPSPSPPPPYVYKSPPPPSPSPPPPYVYKSPPPPSPSPPPPYYYKSPPPPSPSPPPPYYYKSPPPPSPSPPPPYYYKSPPPPSPSPPPPYYYKSPPPPSPSPPPPYYYKSPPPPSPSPPPPYYYKSPPPPSPSPPPPYYYKSPPPPDPSPPPPYYYKSPPPPSPSPPPPYYYKSPPPPSPSPPPPYYYKSPPPPSPSPPPPYYYSSPPPPKKSPPPPYYYSSPPPPKKSPPPPYYYSSPPPPVKSPPPPYYYSSPPPPKKSPPPPYYYSSPPPPKKSPPPPYYYSSPPPPVKSPPPPYYYSSPPPPVKSPPPPYYYTSPPPPTSYYPPHHPLIVKVVGKVYCYRCYDWKYPKKSHDKKHLKGAVVEVTCKVGDKEIKSYGTTKINGKYSITVEGFDYAKYGADACKAKLHKAPKDSKCNIPTDLHWGIKGANLKVKSKNHYEVVLSAKPFAYAPKTPYEECMKPKPTPTPYYYKSPPPPSPKYVYKSPPPPSPKYVYKSPPPPSPKYVYKSPPPPSPKYVYKSPPPPSPKYVYKSPPPPSPKYVYKSPPPPSPKYVYKSPPPPPYYYKSPPPPSPKYVYKSPPPPSPKYVYKSPPPPPYYYKSPPPPSPSPPPPYYYKSPPPPSPSPPPPYYYKSPPPPSPSPPPPYYYKSPPPPSPSPPPPYYYKSPPPPSPSPPPPYYYKSPPPPDPSPPPPYYYKSPPPPSPSPPPPYYYKSPPPPSPSPPPPYYYKSPPPPSPSPPPPYYYKSPPPPSPSPPPPYYYKSPPPPSPSPPPPYYYKSPPPPDPSPPPPYYYKSPPPPSPSPPPPYYYKSPPPPSPSPPPPYYYKSPPPPSPSPPPPYYYKSPPPPSPSPPPPYYYKSPPPPSPSPPPPYYYHSPPPPVKSPPPPYYYSSPPPPVKSPPPPVYIYGSPPPPVHY, encoded by the exons ATGAGGCTTCTTGCTGGCGGCCCCGGCCGGGGTCGTCATTATTTGCCACATATCTTAGTGGCATTGGTGGCCATTTTGGctgttgttgatattgtttctGCTGACCCTTACATATATGCCTCTCCACCTCCACCTTATGAGTACAAGTCCCCACCACCTCCTTCTCCCTCTCCACCACCACCATACGTGTACAAGTCCCCACCACCTCCATCACCTTCTCCTCCACCACCATACGTGTACAAGTCCCCGCCACCTCCATCACCTTCTCCACCACCACCATACGTGTACAAGTCCCCGCCACCTCCTTCAccatctccaccaccaccaTACTATTACAAGTCCCCACCACCTCCTTCACCGTCTCCACCACCACCATACTACTACAAGTCTCCACCACCTCCATCACCATCTCCTCCACCACCTTACTACTATAAATCACCTCCTCCACCCTCACCATCGCCTCCTCCACCATATTACTACAAGTCCCCACCACCTCCATCACCTTCACCACCACCACCTTACTACTACAAGTCTCCACCACCTCCATCACCTTCGCCACCACCACCTTACTACTACAAGTCCCCACCACCTCCATCACCTTCGCCACCACCACCTTACTACTACAAGTCCCCTCCACCACCTGATCCCTCACCACCACCACCTTACTACTATAAGTCTCCACCTCCACCTTCACCATCACCACCTCCACCTTATTACTACAAGTCTCCTCCACCACCTTCACCTTCACCACCTCCACCTTATTACTACAAGTCTCCTCCACCACCTTCACCATCACCTCCACCACCATACTACTATTCTTCCCCACCACCACCCAAGAAATCACCTCCTCCACCATACTACTACTCCTCTCCTCCACCACCAAAGAAGTCACCTCCACCTCCATACTACTACAGCtctccaccaccaccagttAAGTCTCCTCCTCCACCATACTATTACTCCTCACCACCACCACCCAAGAagtcaccaccaccaccatacTACTACTCCTCGCCACCACCACCCAAGAAGTCACCTCCTCCACCATACTACTACAGttctccaccaccaccagttAAGTCACCACCACCCCCATACTACTACTCTTCCCCTCCACCACCAGTTAAGTCACCTCCTCCACCATACTACTACACTTCCCCTCCACCACCTACTTCTTACTATCCTCCTCATCATCCCTTGATCGTTAAGGTTGTCGGAAAAGTCTATTGCTACAGATGCTATGACTGGAAATACCCAAAGAAATCCCATGACAAGAAGCACCTCAAAG GTGCTGTTGTTGAGGTGACATGCAAGGTTGGTGACAAGGAAATCAAGAGCTATGGTACCACTAAGATTAATGGAAAATATAGCATCACTGTTGAAGGATTTGATTATGCCAAATACGGAGCAGATGCATGCAAGGCTAAACTCCACAAAGCACCAAAGGATTCAAAATGTAACATCCCCACAGATCTTCATTGGGGCATCAAGGGTGCTAAcctcaaagtgaagtcaaagaATCATTATGAAGTTGTGCTCTCTGCTAAACCATTTGCTTATGCTCCAAAAACTCCATATGAAGAATGCATGAAGCCTAAGCCAACCCCAACTCCTTACTACTACAaatctcctc CACCTCCATCACCTAAATACGTATACAAGTCACCACCACCTCCATCACCAAAGTACGTGTACAAGTCACCACCTCCTCCATCACCTAAATACGTCTACAAGTCCCCACCAC CTCCCTCACCTAAGTACGTGTACAAGTCCCCACCACCACCATCACCTAAATACGTCTACAAGTCCCCACCACCTCCATCACCGAAGTACGTATACAAGTCTCCACCACCTCCATCACCGAAGTACGTCTACAagtctccaccaccaccaccatacTATTACAAGTCTCCTCCACCACCATCACCTAAATACGTCTACAAGTCCCCACCACCTCCATCACCGAAGTACGTATACAagtctccaccaccaccaccatacTATTACAAGTCTCCTCCACCACCATCTCCATCACCACCACCTCCATACTACTACAAATCTCCTCCACCACCATCACCATCACCTCCACCTCCCTACTATTACAAgtctccaccaccaccatcGCCATCTCCTCCTCCACCATACTATTACAAGTCTCCTCCACCACCATCTCCATCACCCCCACCTCCCTACTATTACAAGTCTCCTCCTCCACCATCACCATCTCCTCCTCCACCATACTACTACAAGTCTCCACCACCACCAGACCCATCTCCTCCACCACCATACTATTACAAGTCTCCTCCACCACCATCCCCATCACCACCACCTCCATACTACTACAAATCTCCTCCACCACCATCTCCATCACCTCCACCTCCCTACTACTACAAGTCTCCTCCACCACCATCACCATCTCCTCCTCCACCATACTACTACAAGTCCCCACCACCACCATCCCCATCTCCTCCTCCACCATACTACTACAAATCACCACCCCCACCATCTCCATCACCTCCTCCACCGTACTACTACAAGTCTCCACCACCACCAGACCCATCTCCCCCACCGCCATACTACTACAAGTCTCCTCCACCACCATCACCATCACCCCCACCTCCATACTACTACaaatcaccaccaccaccatccCCATCGCCTCCACCTCCCTACTACTACAAGTCTCCTCCACCACCATCTCCATCTCCTCCTCCACCATACTACTACAAGTCCCCACCACCACCATCACCGTCTCCTCCTCCACCATACTACTACAAGTCCccaccaccaccatcaccaTCACCACCACCTCCCTACTACTACCACTCTCCACCTCCACCTGTGAAGTCTCCTCCTCCTCCATACTACTACAGCTCACCTCCCCCACCAGTAAAATCACCTCCCCCTCCAGTATACATCTACGGttctccaccaccaccagtCCACTACTAA
- the LOC125852954 gene encoding extensin-2-like isoform X3, whose translation MRLLAGGPGRGRHYLPHILVALVAILAVVDIVSADPYIYASPPPPYEYKSPPPPSPSPPPPYVYKSPPPPSPSPPPPYVYKSPPPPSPSPPPPYVYKSPPPPSPSPPPPYYYKSPPPPSPSPPPPYYYKSPPPPSPSPPPPYYYKSPPPPSPSPPPPYYYKSPPPPSPSPPPPYYYKSPPPPSPSPPPPYYYKSPPPPSPSPPPPYYYKSPPPPDPSPPPPYYYKSPPPPSPSPPPPYYYKSPPPPSPSPPPPYYYKSPPPPSPSPPPPYYYSSPPPPKKSPPPPYYYSSPPPPKKSPPPPYYYSSPPPPVKSPPPPYYYSSPPPPVKSPPPPYYYTSPPPPTSYYPPHHPLIVKVVGKVYCYRCYDWKYPKKSHDKKHLKGAVVEVTCKVGDKEIKSYGTTKINGKYSITVEGFDYAKYGADACKAKLHKAPKDSKCNIPTDLHWGIKGANLKVKSKNHYEVVLSAKPFAYAPKTPYEECMKPKPTPTPYYYKSPPPPSPKYVYKSPPPPSPKYVYKSPPPPSPKYVYKSPPPPSPKYVYKSPPPPSPKYVYKSPPPPSPKYVYKSPPPPSPKYVYKSPPPPSPKYVYKSPPPPPYYYKSPPPPSPKYVYKSPPPPSPKYVYKSPPPPPYYYKSPPPPSPSPPPPYYYKSPPPPSPSPPPPYYYKSPPPPSPSPPPPYYYKSPPPPSPSPPPPYYYKSPPPPSPSPPPPYYYKSPPPPDPSPPPPYYYKSPPPPSPSPPPPYYYKSPPPPSPSPPPPYYYKSPPPPSPSPPPPYYYKSPPPPSPSPPPPYYYKSPPPPSPSPPPPYYYKSPPPPDPSPPPPYYYKSPPPPSPSPPPPYYYKSPPPPSPSPPPPYYYKSPPPPSPSPPPPYYYKSPPPPSPSPPPPYYYKSPPPPSPSPPPPYYYHSPPPPVKSPPPPYYYSSPPPPVKSPPPPVYIYGSPPPPVHY comes from the exons ATGAGGCTTCTTGCTGGCGGCCCCGGCCGGGGTCGTCATTATTTGCCACATATCTTAGTGGCATTGGTGGCCATTTTGGctgttgttgatattgtttctGCTGACCCTTACATATATGCCTCTCCACCTCCACCTTATGAGTACAAGTCCCCACCACCTCCTTCTCCCTCTCCACCACCACCATACGTGTACAAGTCCCCACCACCTCCATCACCTTCTCCTCCACCACCATACGTGTACAAGTCCCCGCCACCTCCATCACCTTCTCCACCACCACCATACGTGTACAAGTCCCCGCCACCTCCTTCAccatctccaccaccaccaTACTATTACAAGTCCCCACCACCTCCTTCACCGTCTCCACCACCACCATACTACTACAAGTCTCCACCACCTCCATCACCATCTCCTCCACCACCTTACTACTATAAATCACCTCCTCCACCCTCACCATCGCCTCCTCCACCATATTACTACAAGTCCCCACCACCTCCATCACCTTCACCACCACCACCTTACTACTACAAGTCTCCACCACCTCCATCACCTTCGCCACCACCACCTTACTACTACAAGTCCCCACCACCTCCATCACCTTCGCCACCACCACCTTACTACTACAAGTCCCCTCCACCACCTGATCCCTCACCACCACCACCTTACTACTATAAGTCTCCACCTCCACCTTCACCATCACCACCTCCACCTTATTACTACAAGTCTCCTCCACCACCTTCACCTTCACCACCTCCACCTTATTACTACAAGTCTCCTCCACCACCTTCACCATCACCTCCACCACCATACTACTATTCTTCCCCACCACCACCCAAGAAATCACCTCCTCCACCATACTACTACTCCTCTCCTCCACCACCAAAGAAGTCACCTCCACCTCCATACTACTACAGCtctccaccaccaccagttAAGTCTC CACCACCCCCATACTACTACTCTTCCCCTCCACCACCAGTTAAGTCACCTCCTCCACCATACTACTACACTTCCCCTCCACCACCTACTTCTTACTATCCTCCTCATCATCCCTTGATCGTTAAGGTTGTCGGAAAAGTCTATTGCTACAGATGCTATGACTGGAAATACCCAAAGAAATCCCATGACAAGAAGCACCTCAAAG GTGCTGTTGTTGAGGTGACATGCAAGGTTGGTGACAAGGAAATCAAGAGCTATGGTACCACTAAGATTAATGGAAAATATAGCATCACTGTTGAAGGATTTGATTATGCCAAATACGGAGCAGATGCATGCAAGGCTAAACTCCACAAAGCACCAAAGGATTCAAAATGTAACATCCCCACAGATCTTCATTGGGGCATCAAGGGTGCTAAcctcaaagtgaagtcaaagaATCATTATGAAGTTGTGCTCTCTGCTAAACCATTTGCTTATGCTCCAAAAACTCCATATGAAGAATGCATGAAGCCTAAGCCAACCCCAACTCCTTACTACTACAaatctcctcctcctccatcACCAAAGTATGTGTACAAGTCACCACCACCTCCATCACCTAAATACGTATACAAGTCACCACCACCTCCATCACCAAAGTACGTGTACAAGTCACCACCTCCTCCATCACCTAAATACGTCTACAAGTCCCCACCAC CTCCCTCACCTAAGTACGTGTACAAGTCCCCACCACCACCATCACCTAAATACGTCTACAAGTCCCCACCACCTCCATCACCGAAGTACGTATACAAGTCTCCACCACCTCCATCACCGAAGTACGTCTACAagtctccaccaccaccaccatacTATTACAAGTCTCCTCCACCACCATCACCTAAATACGTCTACAAGTCCCCACCACCTCCATCACCGAAGTACGTATACAagtctccaccaccaccaccatacTATTACAAGTCTCCTCCACCACCATCTCCATCACCACCACCTCCATACTACTACAAATCTCCTCCACCACCATCACCATCACCTCCACCTCCCTACTATTACAAgtctccaccaccaccatcGCCATCTCCTCCTCCACCATACTATTACAAGTCTCCTCCACCACCATCTCCATCACCCCCACCTCCCTACTATTACAAGTCTCCTCCTCCACCATCACCATCTCCTCCTCCACCATACTACTACAAGTCTCCACCACCACCAGACCCATCTCCTCCACCACCATACTATTACAAGTCTCCTCCACCACCATCCCCATCACCACCACCTCCATACTACTACAAATCTCCTCCACCACCATCTCCATCACCTCCACCTCCCTACTACTACAAGTCTCCTCCACCACCATCACCATCTCCTCCTCCACCATACTACTACAAGTCCCCACCACCACCATCCCCATCTCCTCCTCCACCATACTACTACAAATCACCACCCCCACCATCTCCATCACCTCCTCCACCGTACTACTACAAGTCTCCACCACCACCAGACCCATCTCCCCCACCGCCATACTACTACAAGTCTCCTCCACCACCATCACCATCACCCCCACCTCCATACTACTACaaatcaccaccaccaccatccCCATCGCCTCCACCTCCCTACTACTACAAGTCTCCTCCACCACCATCTCCATCTCCTCCTCCACCATACTACTACAAGTCCCCACCACCACCATCACCGTCTCCTCCTCCACCATACTACTACAAGTCCccaccaccaccatcaccaTCACCACCACCTCCCTACTACTACCACTCTCCACCTCCACCTGTGAAGTCTCCTCCTCCTCCATACTACTACAGCTCACCTCCCCCACCAGTAAAATCACCTCCCCCTCCAGTATACATCTACGGttctccaccaccaccagtCCACTACTAA
- the LOC125852954 gene encoding extensin-2-like isoform X1: MRLLAGGPGRGRHYLPHILVALVAILAVVDIVSADPYIYASPPPPYEYKSPPPPSPSPPPPYVYKSPPPPSPSPPPPYVYKSPPPPSPSPPPPYVYKSPPPPSPSPPPPYYYKSPPPPSPSPPPPYYYKSPPPPSPSPPPPYYYKSPPPPSPSPPPPYYYKSPPPPSPSPPPPYYYKSPPPPSPSPPPPYYYKSPPPPSPSPPPPYYYKSPPPPDPSPPPPYYYKSPPPPSPSPPPPYYYKSPPPPSPSPPPPYYYKSPPPPSPSPPPPYYYSSPPPPKKSPPPPYYYSSPPPPKKSPPPPYYYSSPPPPVKSPPPPYYYSSPPPPKKSPPPPYYYSSPPPPKKSPPPPYYYSSPPPPVKSPPPPYYYSSPPPPVKSPPPPYYYTSPPPPTSYYPPHHPLIVKVVGKVYCYRCYDWKYPKKSHDKKHLKGAVVEVTCKVGDKEIKSYGTTKINGKYSITVEGFDYAKYGADACKAKLHKAPKDSKCNIPTDLHWGIKGANLKVKSKNHYEVVLSAKPFAYAPKTPYEECMKPKPTPTPYYYKSPPPPSPKYVYKSPPPPSPKYVYKSPPPPSPKYVYKSPPPPSPKYVYKSPPPPSPKYVYKSPPPPSPKYVYKSPPPPSPKYVYKSPPPPSPKYVYKSPPPPPYYYKSPPPPSPKYVYKSPPPPSPKYVYKSPPPPPYYYKSPPPPSPSPPPPYYYKSPPPPSPSPPPPYYYKSPPPPSPSPPPPYYYKSPPPPSPSPPPPYYYKSPPPPSPSPPPPYYYKSPPPPDPSPPPPYYYKSPPPPSPSPPPPYYYKSPPPPSPSPPPPYYYKSPPPPSPSPPPPYYYKSPPPPSPSPPPPYYYKSPPPPSPSPPPPYYYKSPPPPDPSPPPPYYYKSPPPPSPSPPPPYYYKSPPPPSPSPPPPYYYKSPPPPSPSPPPPYYYKSPPPPSPSPPPPYYYKSPPPPSPSPPPPYYYHSPPPPVKSPPPPYYYSSPPPPVKSPPPPVYIYGSPPPPVHY, encoded by the exons ATGAGGCTTCTTGCTGGCGGCCCCGGCCGGGGTCGTCATTATTTGCCACATATCTTAGTGGCATTGGTGGCCATTTTGGctgttgttgatattgtttctGCTGACCCTTACATATATGCCTCTCCACCTCCACCTTATGAGTACAAGTCCCCACCACCTCCTTCTCCCTCTCCACCACCACCATACGTGTACAAGTCCCCACCACCTCCATCACCTTCTCCTCCACCACCATACGTGTACAAGTCCCCGCCACCTCCATCACCTTCTCCACCACCACCATACGTGTACAAGTCCCCGCCACCTCCTTCAccatctccaccaccaccaTACTATTACAAGTCCCCACCACCTCCTTCACCGTCTCCACCACCACCATACTACTACAAGTCTCCACCACCTCCATCACCATCTCCTCCACCACCTTACTACTATAAATCACCTCCTCCACCCTCACCATCGCCTCCTCCACCATATTACTACAAGTCCCCACCACCTCCATCACCTTCACCACCACCACCTTACTACTACAAGTCTCCACCACCTCCATCACCTTCGCCACCACCACCTTACTACTACAAGTCCCCACCACCTCCATCACCTTCGCCACCACCACCTTACTACTACAAGTCCCCTCCACCACCTGATCCCTCACCACCACCACCTTACTACTATAAGTCTCCACCTCCACCTTCACCATCACCACCTCCACCTTATTACTACAAGTCTCCTCCACCACCTTCACCTTCACCACCTCCACCTTATTACTACAAGTCTCCTCCACCACCTTCACCATCACCTCCACCACCATACTACTATTCTTCCCCACCACCACCCAAGAAATCACCTCCTCCACCATACTACTACTCCTCTCCTCCACCACCAAAGAAGTCACCTCCACCTCCATACTACTACAGCtctccaccaccaccagttAAGTCTCCTCCTCCACCATACTATTACTCCTCACCACCACCACCCAAGAagtcaccaccaccaccatacTACTACTCCTCGCCACCACCACCCAAGAAGTCACCTCCTCCACCATACTACTACAGttctccaccaccaccagttAAGTCACCACCACCCCCATACTACTACTCTTCCCCTCCACCACCAGTTAAGTCACCTCCTCCACCATACTACTACACTTCCCCTCCACCACCTACTTCTTACTATCCTCCTCATCATCCCTTGATCGTTAAGGTTGTCGGAAAAGTCTATTGCTACAGATGCTATGACTGGAAATACCCAAAGAAATCCCATGACAAGAAGCACCTCAAAG GTGCTGTTGTTGAGGTGACATGCAAGGTTGGTGACAAGGAAATCAAGAGCTATGGTACCACTAAGATTAATGGAAAATATAGCATCACTGTTGAAGGATTTGATTATGCCAAATACGGAGCAGATGCATGCAAGGCTAAACTCCACAAAGCACCAAAGGATTCAAAATGTAACATCCCCACAGATCTTCATTGGGGCATCAAGGGTGCTAAcctcaaagtgaagtcaaagaATCATTATGAAGTTGTGCTCTCTGCTAAACCATTTGCTTATGCTCCAAAAACTCCATATGAAGAATGCATGAAGCCTAAGCCAACCCCAACTCCTTACTACTACAaatctcctcctcctccatcACCAAAGTATGTGTACAAGTCACCACCACCTCCATCACCTAAATACGTATACAAGTCACCACCACCTCCATCACCAAAGTACGTGTACAAGTCACCACCTCCTCCATCACCTAAATACGTCTACAAGTCCCCACCAC CTCCCTCACCTAAGTACGTGTACAAGTCCCCACCACCACCATCACCTAAATACGTCTACAAGTCCCCACCACCTCCATCACCGAAGTACGTATACAAGTCTCCACCACCTCCATCACCGAAGTACGTCTACAagtctccaccaccaccaccatacTATTACAAGTCTCCTCCACCACCATCACCTAAATACGTCTACAAGTCCCCACCACCTCCATCACCGAAGTACGTATACAagtctccaccaccaccaccatacTATTACAAGTCTCCTCCACCACCATCTCCATCACCACCACCTCCATACTACTACAAATCTCCTCCACCACCATCACCATCACCTCCACCTCCCTACTATTACAAgtctccaccaccaccatcGCCATCTCCTCCTCCACCATACTATTACAAGTCTCCTCCACCACCATCTCCATCACCCCCACCTCCCTACTATTACAAGTCTCCTCCTCCACCATCACCATCTCCTCCTCCACCATACTACTACAAGTCTCCACCACCACCAGACCCATCTCCTCCACCACCATACTATTACAAGTCTCCTCCACCACCATCCCCATCACCACCACCTCCATACTACTACAAATCTCCTCCACCACCATCTCCATCACCTCCACCTCCCTACTACTACAAGTCTCCTCCACCACCATCACCATCTCCTCCTCCACCATACTACTACAAGTCCCCACCACCACCATCCCCATCTCCTCCTCCACCATACTACTACAAATCACCACCCCCACCATCTCCATCACCTCCTCCACCGTACTACTACAAGTCTCCACCACCACCAGACCCATCTCCCCCACCGCCATACTACTACAAGTCTCCTCCACCACCATCACCATCACCCCCACCTCCATACTACTACaaatcaccaccaccaccatccCCATCGCCTCCACCTCCCTACTACTACAAGTCTCCTCCACCACCATCTCCATCTCCTCCTCCACCATACTACTACAAGTCCCCACCACCACCATCACCGTCTCCTCCTCCACCATACTACTACAAGTCCccaccaccaccatcaccaTCACCACCACCTCCCTACTACTACCACTCTCCACCTCCACCTGTGAAGTCTCCTCCTCCTCCATACTACTACAGCTCACCTCCCCCACCAGTAAAATCACCTCCCCCTCCAGTATACATCTACGGttctccaccaccaccagtCCACTACTAA